From the Candidatus Liberibacter asiaticus genome, the window ATCAGACAGAAAAAGACGTGGAAAAGCGTTTAGTGACAGGGGCAAAGAAACTTGATTGTTGGGTTCGTAAAGCATCGTTTGTAGGACGTAGAGGTTGTCCAGATAGATTAATCATCACCCCTAATGGGGGTTTATGGTGGATTGAAGTCAAAAAGCCAACAGGAAGATTATCACACCAGCAGATGAGTGAAATAGAAGAACTACGACGGCGAGGACAGCGGGTTAAAGTTCTGATCTCTATTGAGGAAGTAGATAACTTTTTGGAAGAATTAGCATGCACCTCGTATTGAAACCCCATCAAATTGTAATGGTTAATTGGCTCTTAAGTCATGACAGATGTGCTTTGTGGGCTTCGATGGGTTCGGGAAAGACGGTAAGTGTCTTATTCGCCTTATCCACTATTAAAATACTTGATCCTCGTCCTGTCCTTATTATTGCACCCTTACGAGTTGCCCAATATGTTTGGAAGGATGAGGTGGAACGCTGGTCAGCATTTAGTGATATGACTGTTTCATCTCTTATTGGAT encodes:
- a CDS encoding VRR-NUC domain-containing protein — its product is MSFYSFHYQTEKDVEKRLVTGAKKLDCWVRKASFVGRRGCPDRLIITPNGGLWWIEVKKPTGRLSHQQMSEIEELRRRGQRVKVLISIEEVDNFLEELACTSY